A genome region from Streptomyces sp. NBC_01296 includes the following:
- a CDS encoding helix-turn-helix domain-containing protein produces MTTMAFRRVDPVPVLYRVSDATRVLGISRSVIYDLIRAGRLRTVKEGRTRLVPASAIADYVALLEREAVARS; encoded by the coding sequence ATGACCACGATGGCCTTCCGCAGGGTGGACCCTGTGCCGGTGCTTTACCGCGTCTCCGACGCCACCCGGGTGCTGGGGATCAGCCGCAGCGTCATCTACGACCTGATCCGTGCGGGCCGCCTTCGGACGGTCAAGGAAGGGCGGACGCGCTTGGTTCCCGCCTCCGCGATCGCCGACTACGTTGCCCTCCTGGAGCGCGAAGCGGTGGCCCGGTCGTGA
- the repSA gene encoding replication initiator protein RepSA, producing the protein MTLADLLRVASAPGFDRWRDQIRRTGGCSDPIHLSGQTVTRDRRTGDVLYSYSTAAEPGGRLRIACGNRRASRCPSCAWTYAGDTYHLIRAGITGDEGKDVPVTVRSHPRVFATLTAPSFGPVHNRPASGRCRCGTAHAEQDPALGTALNPERYDYAGAVLWNNYAGQLWQRFTIYLRREIAARAGLSQRALADCCRVSFGKVAEFQKRGAVHFHMVVRLDGPDGPDTAPPSWASVALLDDAIRAAAGRVALSVPASGDFAARTLGWGTQVDVQPIGGLGHEDLTEQAVASYVAKYATKAAETTGTADRRIGELAELDKLHLPGHTRRLIEACWALDSAHPDRLLARWSHMLGFRGHFSTKSRAYSTTLGALRQVRADFRAAQERRERGLADPDDSSEGSTLVLAHWTYAGHGHTPGESWLAATIAEGIKTNRTTAREALAELDQTDAEGER; encoded by the coding sequence TTGACCCTGGCTGACCTCCTGCGGGTTGCTTCCGCCCCGGGCTTCGACCGTTGGCGGGACCAGATCCGTCGTACCGGTGGCTGCTCGGACCCGATCCACCTCTCAGGCCAGACCGTCACCCGCGACCGCCGGACCGGGGACGTCCTCTACTCGTACTCGACTGCTGCCGAGCCTGGGGGCCGGTTACGGATCGCGTGCGGCAATCGGCGGGCCTCCCGCTGCCCGTCCTGCGCGTGGACCTACGCGGGAGATACCTACCACCTCATCCGTGCCGGGATCACGGGTGATGAGGGCAAGGATGTCCCCGTCACGGTCCGCTCGCACCCTCGAGTGTTCGCCACGCTGACGGCCCCGTCGTTCGGCCCGGTACACAACCGCCCTGCCTCCGGCCGGTGCCGCTGCGGTACCGCCCATGCCGAGCAGGATCCGGCGCTCGGTACGGCGCTGAACCCCGAGCGGTACGACTACGCGGGCGCCGTGCTCTGGAACAACTACGCCGGACAGCTCTGGCAGCGCTTCACCATCTACCTCCGCCGGGAGATCGCCGCCCGCGCGGGCCTGTCCCAGAGGGCTCTGGCGGACTGCTGCCGGGTCTCCTTCGGGAAGGTCGCAGAGTTCCAGAAGCGTGGCGCGGTCCACTTCCACATGGTCGTGCGCCTTGACGGTCCGGACGGGCCCGACACTGCTCCGCCGTCGTGGGCTTCGGTAGCCCTTCTCGATGATGCGATCCGGGCAGCGGCCGGCCGAGTCGCCCTGAGCGTCCCGGCTTCCGGCGACTTCGCTGCCCGAACCCTCGGATGGGGCACGCAGGTGGATGTCCAGCCCATCGGCGGACTCGGGCACGAGGATCTGACCGAGCAGGCGGTTGCCTCCTACGTGGCGAAGTACGCGACCAAGGCTGCCGAGACCACCGGCACCGCCGACCGCCGCATCGGCGAACTCGCCGAGCTGGACAAGCTCCACCTGCCTGGCCACACCCGGCGCCTGATCGAAGCCTGCTGGGCCCTCGATTCTGCCCACCCGGACCGGCTGCTTGCGCGCTGGTCTCACATGCTCGGTTTCCGGGGCCACTTCTCCACCAAGTCCCGCGCCTACTCGACAACCCTCGGCGCGCTCCGCCAGGTCCGCGCCGACTTCCGCGCCGCCCAGGAGCGTCGCGAACGCGGTCTGGCCGACCCGGACGACTCCTCGGAGGGCTCCACGCTCGTCCTCGCGCACTGGACCTACGCCGGACACGGACATACGCCTGGTGAGTCCTGGCTTGCCGCCACGATCGCCGAAGGCATCAAGACCAACCGCACCACTGCCCGCGAAGCCCTCGCGGAGCTGGACCAAACGGATGCTGAGGGGGAGCGATGA
- a CDS encoding GntR family transcriptional regulator, with product MTVSPDDPRSAYAQVADDLRKQIAIGALTAGQRLDGNAKLAERYGVAAMTVRHALDILRDEGLIVSQQGRGTFVASDPPSVEVEQAATLASELAEIKAALDLINSRLDRLEGHVADLP from the coding sequence GTGACCGTGAGCCCAGATGATCCCCGCAGCGCCTACGCGCAGGTTGCCGACGACCTTCGGAAGCAGATCGCGATCGGCGCTCTAACGGCCGGCCAGAGGCTCGACGGAAACGCCAAACTGGCCGAGCGGTATGGCGTAGCAGCCATGACCGTTCGGCACGCGTTGGACATCCTTCGCGATGAAGGCTTGATTGTGAGTCAGCAGGGTCGTGGCACGTTCGTGGCCAGCGACCCGCCGAGCGTCGAGGTCGAGCAGGCCGCCACCTTGGCCAGCGAACTTGCCGAGATCAAAGCCGCGTTGGATCTGATCAACTCGCGGCTCGATCGCCTCGAAGGGCACGTTGCCGATCTGCCGTGA
- a CDS encoding helix-turn-helix domain-containing protein, translating into MARARRRLGWDQAQLAAAVDRSVSWVSKVETGRLPLDRMSVLGQLAEALGVEVIELTGQPYRHDSSELDSGHSAIPGLRLALQQATMPGGALLLGAIEPPSLEDVAARVVAAERLRQDAKFTALGDVLPQILRDLIVACDIADGDDLRRAEALMLRASHMARVSSNLLGHHDLGWSAVQRELVAAERAESPTLRAAARWDLCGVWLYEGEVAAARDMALRALDDLEPDLSMADASIRSLWGAMHLRAAVAWSRLWDRTEAESHLAEARRIAADLPADGNVFQTQFNAVNTEIHSVEVSLELGHPRDVLSRSGLVDVMNIASGERKSHFWVCTAASQMMNGKTEAAAESIVRADGVAPQHVRNRPVARNLVDDLRSANRNARTEEIRRLAGHMKLG; encoded by the coding sequence GTGGCAAGGGCGCGCCGCCGACTTGGCTGGGACCAGGCGCAGCTAGCCGCTGCTGTAGACCGCTCGGTCAGCTGGGTCTCGAAAGTGGAGACTGGGCGACTGCCGCTCGACCGTATGAGCGTCCTTGGGCAGCTGGCTGAAGCCCTCGGCGTCGAAGTCATTGAGCTGACAGGGCAGCCCTACCGCCACGACTCATCCGAACTCGACTCGGGTCACTCCGCGATTCCCGGTCTTCGCCTTGCCCTCCAGCAAGCCACGATGCCGGGCGGTGCACTGCTGCTCGGGGCCATCGAGCCGCCCTCACTCGAAGACGTCGCCGCGCGGGTGGTTGCTGCTGAGCGGCTCCGGCAGGACGCGAAATTCACGGCTCTGGGTGACGTGCTCCCGCAGATCCTGCGGGACCTGATCGTCGCCTGCGACATCGCGGATGGGGACGACCTCCGGCGGGCAGAAGCCCTGATGCTCCGTGCAAGCCACATGGCCCGGGTCTCCTCTAACCTGCTGGGTCACCACGACCTTGGTTGGAGTGCCGTTCAGCGTGAGCTGGTGGCGGCTGAGCGCGCCGAGTCCCCGACACTTCGAGCAGCTGCCCGATGGGATCTCTGCGGAGTCTGGCTGTACGAGGGGGAGGTAGCCGCGGCGCGGGACATGGCACTTAGGGCTCTCGATGACCTCGAACCTGATCTGTCCATGGCTGATGCGAGCATCCGGTCTCTGTGGGGTGCGATGCACCTCCGGGCCGCCGTCGCCTGGTCCCGACTCTGGGACCGCACCGAGGCGGAATCCCACCTCGCGGAAGCACGACGGATAGCGGCAGATCTACCCGCTGATGGCAACGTCTTCCAGACGCAGTTCAATGCGGTCAACACGGAGATCCACAGTGTGGAAGTCAGCCTTGAGCTCGGGCACCCGCGGGACGTGCTTTCCCGGTCGGGGCTGGTCGACGTCATGAACATCGCGTCTGGCGAGCGGAAGTCTCACTTCTGGGTCTGCACGGCGGCCAGCCAGATGATGAACGGGAAGACCGAAGCTGCGGCGGAGTCCATCGTTCGCGCTGACGGGGTCGCTCCTCAGCACGTACGCAACCGCCCCGTCGCCCGGAACTTGGTGGACGACCTGCGGTCCGCCAACAGGAACGCGCGCACGGAGGAGATCCGGCGCTTGGCCGGACACATGAAGCTCGGCTGA
- a CDS encoding DUF4352 domain-containing protein, with product MSQQFPPPGQPQPGYGYPPPPPKKSGAGKIVGFSCLGVVGLVVLLGVIGAVLGGGSSDKTVKDAAPPAAATSAPSKAPESKPSSAAPEKKAAVDVVAKKAEFKKSIIAQGDAYTSVSVTITNNSSKPIDVNPLYFAITDTNGTKHMAELGADEDQISTVQLAPGENVTGAITGKGAFTAKTVTYTDGLIGKAIRADVS from the coding sequence ATGTCTCAGCAGTTCCCGCCGCCCGGCCAGCCGCAGCCGGGGTACGGCTACCCGCCCCCGCCGCCGAAGAAGTCCGGCGCGGGGAAGATCGTCGGCTTCTCGTGTCTGGGTGTCGTGGGATTAGTCGTGCTCCTCGGCGTCATCGGGGCGGTCCTCGGCGGTGGGAGCAGTGACAAGACGGTGAAGGACGCCGCACCGCCGGCCGCTGCAACGTCCGCGCCGTCGAAGGCCCCCGAGTCCAAGCCGTCCTCCGCCGCACCTGAGAAGAAGGCTGCGGTCGATGTTGTGGCGAAGAAGGCGGAGTTCAAGAAGAGCATCATCGCGCAGGGCGACGCCTACACCAGCGTGTCCGTCACGATCACGAACAACAGCAGCAAGCCGATCGACGTGAACCCGCTCTACTTCGCGATCACCGACACGAACGGCACCAAGCACATGGCCGAACTCGGCGCCGACGAGGACCAGATCTCCACGGTGCAGCTGGCCCCCGGTGAAAACGTTACCGGTGCGATCACCGGCAAGGGCGCGTTCACAGCGAAGACGGTGACGTACACGGACGGTCTGATCGGCAAGGCGATCCGCGCCGACGTGTCCTGA